One window from the genome of Labeo rohita strain BAU-BD-2019 chromosome 10, IGBB_LRoh.1.0, whole genome shotgun sequence encodes:
- the LOC127172444 gene encoding astacin-like metalloendopeptidase produces MLWLILLVAWFCEVWGAPVDTLKTTDIQYDEGYINSMKSGQPHLIKTSETLLDFEGDYAVQEGDILLPNDRNAVSQLWPEVNGSLSVPYEIDFVIEDRTEHILNALKMISENTCVRFHPHTNETDYLHFEYGEGCASYVGCMGGEQPLLIGPHCKEGNICHEVLHSLGFHHEHSRFDRGDHITILNENIASGKEDNFVKKIGNTLGLQYDLGSILHYGNNYFSRNGKPTILPKESGVKIGQRSHLSDLDVQRIRKLYRCDKTP; encoded by the exons ATGCTGTGGTTAATTTTACTGGTTGCATGGTTTTGTGAAG TATGGGGAGCTCCTGTGGATACACTGAAGACCACTGATATCCAGTATGATGAAG GGTATATTAACTCAATGAAGAGTGGACAGCCTCATCTGATAAAGACAAGTGAAACACTATTGG ATTTTGAGGGAGACTATGCTGTACAGGAGGGAGATATCTTACTACCA AATGACAGGAATGCAGTGAGTCAGCTGTGGCCTGAGGTGAATGGAAGTTTGTCGGTGCCTTATGAAATTGATTTTGTTAttg AGGACAGGACTGAACACATTCTTAATGCCTTAAAAATGATCTCTGAGAACACCTGTGTCAGATTCCATCCGCATACTAATGAAACCGACTATTTGCACTTTGAGTATGGAGAAGG GTGTGCATCTTACGTTGGATGTATGGGAGGTGAGCAACCTCTTCTGATTGGGCCACATTGTAAGGAAGGGAACATCTGCCATGAGGTCCTTCATTCCCTCGGCTTTCATCACGAGCATTCCCGCTTTGACCGTGGCGATCATATCACTATACTGAATGAAAACATTGCCTCTG gGAAAGAGGACAATTTTGTGAAGAAAATTGGGAACACCCTTGGTCTGCAGTATGACCTGGGCTCGATCCTGCATTATGGAAA CAATTATTTCTCTCGCAATGGAAAACCCACAATTCTGCCTAAAGAGAGTGGTGTAAAAATCGGCCAGAGGTCTCACTTGTCGGATCTGGATGTGCAAAGGATCAGGAAGCTGTACCGCTGTG ACAAGACCCCATAA
- the LOC127172443 gene encoding alpha-2B adrenergic receptor, whose amino-acid sequence MAVTPPSDVPCTLGAGKNLSSEVKAFSSISPYSLEATAVFATAMTLIMLFTIFGNIMVIIAVLTCRSLRGPQNLFLVSLAAADILVATLIIPFSLANELMGYWYFEWFWCEIILALDVLFCTSSIIHLCAISLDRYLSISRPVQYATQRTPRKIKGAILVVWLISAVISFPPLVSMNKTHKDRGCPECKLNNDAWYILYSSIGSFFAPCLIMILVYVRIYQIAKKHTRCPPGEPRKDGAGGVPQGRELQNGKNQGDVDTPNVPNPASSRSDGINQPQPPVESRQQMKRSRRCKDDNEDSSSSGSDVEIAGGHNANGTTSNVGALAPGHHTASPTQTYQNVILTSKGSQLDSSKMKPAGTPNTRRKAMIVREKRFTFVLAVVIGVFVVCWFPFFFTYSLQAICPDACKVPEALFKFFFWIGYCNSALNPLIYTIFNRDFRKAFKKILCKRCKDCSF is encoded by the coding sequence ATGGCCGTGACACCACCTTCAGATGTGCCGTGTACGTTGGGAGCGGGAAAAAATCTTAGTTCTGAGGTTAAAGCATTCAGTTCCATTTCTCCTTATTCCCTCGAAGCCACAGCTGTGTTTGCCACCGCAATGACGCTCATCATGCTCTTCACCATCTTTGGGAACATCATGGTGATCATCGCTGTCTTGACGTGCCGCTCTTTGCGAGGACCTCAGAACCTGTTCCTGGTGTCGCTGGCTGCGGCGGACATCCTGGTGGCCACATTGATCATCCCGTTCTCTTTGGCCAATGAGCTGATGGGCTACTGGTACTTTGAGTGGTTTTGGTGTGAAATCATCTTGGCGCTAGATGTACTGTTCTGCACATCTTCCATCATACACCTGTGCGCCATCAGCTTGGACCGCTACCTGTCCATCTCCCGGCCAGTGCAGTATGCAACCCAGCGCACCCCTCGAAAGATCAAGGGGGCCATATTGGTGGTGTGGCTCATCTCCGCCGTCATCTCCTTTCCGCCACTGGTGTCCATGAATAAGACTCATAAGGATAGAGGCTGCCCAGAGTGCAAACTCAACAATGACGCCTGGTACATCCTGTACTCCTCCATCGGGTCGTTCTTCGCTCCGTGCCTCATCATGATCCTGGTGTACGTTCGCATCTATCAGATTGCGAAGAAGCACACCAGATGTCCTCCGGGAGAGCCGAGGAAGGATGGCGCAGGTGGCGTCCCGCAGGGACGGGAGCTGCAGAACGGGAAAAACCAGGGAGATGTTGACACTCCGAATGTTCCCAATCCAGCTTCATCCAGATCTGATGGCATAAACCAGCCACAACCACCAGTAGAAAGTCGGCAGCAGATGAAACGCTCAAGGAGGTGCAAGGACGATAATGAGGACAGTTCGAGCTCTGGCTCCGATGTCGAGATAGCTGGGGGACATAATGCCAACGGGACAACCTCCAATGTAGGGGCGCTGGCACCTGGCCATCACACTGCCTCACCAACACAAACCTACCAAAATGTTATCTTAACATCAAAGGGCAGCCAGCTGGACTCTTCCAAAATGAAACCAGCAGGAACACCGAACACCAGAAGGAAAGCTATGATTGTTCGCGAGAAGCGTTTCACCTTCGTCCTGGCGGTCGTTATTGGGGTTTTTGTCGTCTGCTGGTTCCCGTTCTTCTTCACCTACAGCCTGCAGGCCATTTGTCCAGACGCTTGTAAGGTACCAGAGGCACTTTTTAAGTTCTTCTTCTGGATTGGCTACTGCAACAGCGCCCTGAATCCACTCATCTACACCATCTTTAATAGAGACTTTCGTAAAGCCTTCAAAAAGATCCTGTGTAAAAGGTGTAAAGACTGTTCTTTTTGA
- the zcchc9 gene encoding zinc finger CCHC domain-containing protein 9 has product MTRWARANNVHKHKADATPWKQLKASGNAGEAGTSAGGRHFQRGQGVKKHNPRKKQRVHDSDDVNGFLEYLKQTGQTPAGQDLREEVATALKKDARREHRRIKRQNDKKNNMICFNCRKPGHGLADCPEADNDEEMGRGICYRCGSTEHEIQRCRAKVDPAMGNYPYAKCFICGQTGHLSKACPDNPKGLYAAGGCCRVCGSVEHFQKDCPEHQDSTNSITLGRLSNRISADHEDVHVPMKKAQPKKKDKVVVF; this is encoded by the exons ATGACCAGGTGGGCCCGAGCGAACAACGTCCATAAACACAAAGCAGACGCCACACCATGGAAGCAGCTGAAGGCGAGTGGGAATGCAGGAGAAGCGGGAACAAGCGCCGGTGGCCGACACTTCCAGCGGGGACAGGGCGTAAAGAAACACAACCCGAGAAAGAAGCAACGAGTGCATGACAGTGACGACGTGAACGGGTTTCTGGAGTATTTAAAGCAGACTGGTCAGACACCTGCAGGCCAGGATCTGAGAGAAGAAGTGGCCACGGCACTGAAGAAAGATGCACGACGAGAGCACAGACGGATAAAGAGACAAAACGACAAAAAGAACAATATG ATCTGCTTCAACTGCCGGAAGCCTGGTCACGGTCTCGCTGACTGCCCGGAGGCGGATAACGATGAAGAGATGGGCCGCGGGATCTGTTATCGGTGTGGATCTACCGAACATGAGATCCAGAGATGTCGTGCTAAAGTGGATCCTGCCATGG GTAATTACCCATATGCCAAGTGTTTTATCTGTGGTCAGACTGGACATCTGTCCAAAGCCTGTCCTGACAACCCAAAGGGACTGTATGCTGCAG GTGGTTGCTGTCGGGTTTGTGGCTCAGTGGAACACTTTCAGAAAGACTGTCCTGAACATCAGGACTCAA cTAATTCCATCACCCTCGGCCGGCTATCCAATAGAATCAGCGCTGACCATGAGGACGTCCATGTGCCTATGAAGAAagcacaaccaaaaaaaaaagacaaggtGGTGGTGTTCTGA